CAGGAGCCTAGTACATATTATGCACAGATCCCATTTCcgtttctttcttctatGATAATTTTTCTGCCTCTTTAAAAATTGGGGCAGGAGAGTAAGACTATAGCTGCTTTGAATATGGATAATAAGCATTTGTTGAATGTGGACCCTGTTCCTAATATAACTATTAAGCGTGGCCCTTTAAGACCGTTCCTCGTAACAAAACCTTACGATAAGTTGAGTTCATTGAGAACCGTCACTTCATCTAAGGAAAAGCTTCTTATTGCGTTCCTTTTGATATTCACTGCCATCGTTAGACTACACCATCTCTCATTGCCAAATAGTATCGTATTTGGGGAGAATGTAGTAAGCACGTTCGTATCTCAGTATGCGAATcacattttcttcaccgATATTCATCCTCCCTTAACAACAATGCTATATGCTGGCGTAGCATCCATTTCTGGCTTTAAAGGGTCTTTCGATCATGCAAATATTGGAATGGAATATCCTGAAAATGTTCCATACATTGCGATGAGGTTCTTTTCTGCTGCTCTAGGGATCATGTCTGTTTTAGTGTTATACTTAACGCTACGGGTATCGGGTGTGAAAATTGCTATTGCTGCTATTTGTACTGTATGCTTTGCGATTGAAGACTCCTTTGTAACTTTGTCTCGCTTCACTTCAGTGGAGGgcccttttattttttttattgcatGTGCTGTATATTTCTTTAGAAGATCGGAACTTTATCCACCAAATTCATCTAAAGCAAACAAGTCCTTGGTTGCTGCAAGTGTCGCATTGGGATTTGCGGTCTCTTCAAAATGGGCTGGCTGCTTCACTATTGCGTGGGCTGGTATAATTGTTCTCTGGAGAGTATGGTTCATGATTGGCGATTTGTCAAAGCCCATTGGCTCTTCAATCAAGTATATGGCATTCCAGTTTACTTGTTTATTGGGTATTCCTGCTATAATTTATTTCCTTGTCTTCAGTGTGCATATCAAGACGTTGAGCGTGAATGGTATTAGTGGTAGCTTTTTTCCTGCTGAGTTTAGaaaaactttaaaataCAATAATGTTATTCAGGAAACTGTAGCAGAAGTAGGAATAGGTTCTACTGTCTCATTGAACCATGTTGGAACGGCAGGTGGTTACCTGCACTCCCATCCTCACAACTATCCAGCTGGTTCCATGCAACAACAAGTTACTTTATATCCTCACTTTGaccaaaataataaatggATTATTGAGTTACCTGAACatccaaatgaaaatgttacaagttttcaaaatttaaCAGACGGCACTATTATCAGGCTAAAACAGCTAAAATACGGCTGCAGATTACATTCACATGATCATAAACCCCCAGTCTCTCAAAATGCGGATTGGCAAAAAGAAGTCTCTTGTTATGGTTACGAAGAGTTTGAAGGTGATATAAACGATGATTGGATTATTGAAAtcgataaaaaaagatcagAAGCTGGGCCTGCCCAGCAACATGTTCGGGCTATTGAAACCAAATTCAGATTAAAACATTACTTAACAGGTTGTTACTTGTTTTCACATCCTGAAAAACTGCCAGAGTGGGGACTGGGACAGCAAGAAGTTACATGTGCATATTTTGCAAGGGAAGATTTAACTTCATGgtatattgaagaaaatgagaacAAATTTCCCCTATCAAATCCAGAGAAGGTTTCTTATAAAGAAATGAGCTTTTGGCAGAAGTTCATTGCTATTCACAAATTCATGTTATACCTCAACAATCATATGGCTACCAATCATGCCTACTCATCAGAACCGAAAACTTGGCCCCTTATGTTGCGTGGTATTGATTTCTGGAACGAAAACGGTAAGGAAGTATACTTTCTAGGTAATGCCATTTTGTGGTGGTCTGTTACAGCATTCATTTGTGCGTTCATTGTTGGGGTAGCCATTGAACTTCTTTCATGGAAACTAGGTGCAAACGTTTTGCGGGATAAATATATCATTAATTTCCATTACCAGGTCATTCAGTACTTGTTGGGCTTTTTTGCCCATTTTTTCCCGTATTTCTTCGTAGGGCAAAATCTCTATTTGTACGATTATTTGCCTGCCTACTATTTTGGTATTCTAGCATTTGGTCACGCACTTGATCTAATTTCAACCTCCATTTCTAGCAAGAGGAGTAATACTGGATATTTCGCGGCTGTTATTTTTATGATATTTtgcttttatttcttccaCGGACACTCCCCATTAATTTACGCTACTGAATGGACAAGCAGCTTGTGTAAGAGGTCTAAATGGTTAGGAAGCTGGGACTTCTATTGTAATTCATTGTTATTAGCCGATAGTCATTATGACTCAAAAATTGAATGAGTTAATTCGCGTACTTGCATTCAGATCAAACAATCACCTATTGATTCAGATCTCGATTTGAGCTCACTTGGCGCAAGAGGTCAGaataaacataaaaaagGATTTATGACTAGTTACAACAAAAGTTATAACCACTTTCTTATCCCACCCTTTTCgatatattttcaactGAACGACTCTGGTGGATAAGGCAACGTTCTGTATTAAGcaatgtatatatttacatactattaaatgaaataaaTGATTCAATGAACGAAATATCTGGACTAGGATAAAgcatttcaaaaatattgcGATGGCAATTGCGTCTTTTGACATCGCAGATCTTCAAGattactgaaaaatttttaaagaaacgaaaagaTGAATATAAAGGAAGCAAATATGCAACACATCAAAGCGTTTGCGATAGTTAATGCATTGTCTTTTCATTATGGTATGTTAAAGTGGCATCCAAAAAATCAATCCCATATTTTACCTTCTCTTCCGTGCAGAAGGATAATGTAACTCTTaataatcttgaaaaaaagaaccaCACCAAACATTAATGCTTAACGAATTGCAAGTCGTAGGCCATGTTTCTCTAGTTTAAATCAAGAAATGCAGCTTTCTCGTCAACCTAAGATAATGGCAAATAGTAGTTGTTTATCGccaaatgaatttttattaaaagttccagaatttttcaagattgcaaatgaaaaacataAAACGGTACGTCTAACAGCCAAAAGACTCATAGAACACGATCCTGTGGAAGGTAATCTCGAATTTGATACTACCAATTATCCAGACTATGATGTGTCAAAAAAGGCTTCCAATGTAGTGGTTAGCTCGAGTTCCGACAAAGAATACTCGTTACTAATTAGAATGTCTTACGGTTCGCACGATAAGAAGGCAAAATGCTCAACAATGGTAAAGGCGAATGAGCTAGATCAGTTCTGGCAAGAATACTCATCTGTATTCAAGGGAGGTATGCAAAATCTgatcaagaagaagaagaaaaaaagtaagaatGGTGCTAGCAAGACAGttaagaaaaacaaagtagcaaagaaaaattgatgcACGCCAAACTTGAATTAAAAGGCATGTTCACTTCTTGTTACCTTCAAATGTGTACATTAAAAGACGGCAGCGTAGGCACAAATATAATTGCATAAAGTTGTGTAGATATAAATTTAACCATACTTTAGAAcgaagatattgaaatgagtatttttttaattttctcattattCCAGACGCTCCATCACAATATTTCCTGATGGGTATATGCCACCAGCGTCAGATATTTTGGTAGATGGATCGAGCTCTCTTCTTGGTACTGGCGTGATCAATTTAAACCCATACTGGTGTTGATAGTTAGCAGGGTGTTCAACAAACGGAGTATGCCCTTCTGAATCCAATAAGCCACGTAACTGTAGTTCTACGAATGCATAGATTTCTTCTGTTGGTAAAGAAGCGTCGAATTTTCTCACTAATCTCTGGCCATTTTCCAACCTGATCGCCACTTT
The Saccharomyces mikatae IFO 1815 strain IFO1815 genome assembly, chromosome: 4 genome window above contains:
- the SRP14 gene encoding RNA-binding signal recognition particle subunit SRP14 (similar to Saccharomyces cerevisiae SRP14 (YDL092W); ancestral locus Anc_2.364); the encoded protein is MANSSCLSPNEFLLKVPEFFKIANEKHKTVRLTAKRLIEHDPVEGNLEFDTTNYPDYDVSKKASNVVVSSSSDKEYSLLIRMSYGSHDKKAKCSTMVKANELDQFWQEYSSVFKGGMQNLIKKKKKKSKNGASKTVKKNKVAKKN
- the PMT5 gene encoding putative dolichyl-phosphate-mannose-protein mannosyltransferase PMT5 (similar to Saccharomyces cerevisiae PMT5 (YDL093W)), whose translation is MDNKHLLNVDPVPNITIKRGPLRPFLVTKPYDKLSSLRTVTSSKEKLLIAFLLIFTAIVRLHHLSLPNSIVFGENVVSTFVSQYANHIFFTDIHPPLTTMLYAGVASISGFKGSFDHANIGMEYPENVPYIAMRFFSAALGIMSVLVLYLTLRVSGVKIAIAAICTVCFAIEDSFVTLSRFTSVEGPFIFFIACAVYFFRRSELYPPNSSKANKSLVAASVALGFAVSSKWAGCFTIAWAGIIVLWRVWFMIGDLSKPIGSSIKYMAFQFTCLLGIPAIIYFLVFSVHIKTLSVNGISGSFFPAEFRKTLKYNNVIQETVAEVGIGSTVSLNHVGTAGGYLHSHPHNYPAGSMQQQVTLYPHFDQNNKWIIELPEHPNENVTSFQNLTDGTIIRLKQLKYGCRLHSHDHKPPVSQNADWQKEVSCYGYEEFEGDINDDWIIEIDKKRSEAGPAQQHVRAIETKFRLKHYLTGCYLFSHPEKLPEWGLGQQEVTCAYFAREDLTSWYIEENENKFPLSNPEKVSYKEMSFWQKFIAIHKFMLYLNNHMATNHAYSSEPKTWPLMLRGIDFWNENGKEVYFLGNAILWWSVTAFICAFIVGVAIELLSWKLGANVLRDKYIINFHYQVIQYLLGFFAHFFPYFFVGQNLYLYDYLPAYYFGILAFGHALDLISTSISSKRSNTGYFAAVIFMIFCFYFFHGHSPLIYATEWTSSLCKRSKWLGSWDFYCNSLLLADSHYDSKIE